A region from the Microcoleus sp. FACHB-68 genome encodes:
- a CDS encoding tetratricopeptide repeat protein has translation MNYQNFIEQLPNLYENWGEESVKPKSQRFKHLLERVPDVTEENLMPLLNFAVSCLDAGEIYCEIGTQRGATLIAALSDHPDCMAYAVNHFSDFELGEEIAATLLATLQEFNIQEQVFLCNQTFEEFFFYLRDLETEDKIGLLFDNSQPDYRSQLLALLLVKPFLATQALLIINNTLFSTSRQAILDFVATHGECEILLELPSKAFGKGIVILSWDSERKENLSWERFNELRQEATIQAIANLQLVEQPVNQFNNLFAEALSLQNQGQFAEAEQKYQEYLLYQNQDAEAWLNLGILYVQTQRYAQSIEALLKSLELDPENASLYNYLAFAFEKNNSLTQAILAYRQLIELEPANFEAYNNLGQLLNQLGENEPAEAAYRQAISINPNHFGSYLNLGNLLIEQTQVDLAIEAYQIALKLNPNNPDIVNNLNLALEAKINPADYLLFWASKFYQVGRYQEAIDRYQKYLELQPGTIDLYLTLSDCYTRLELNEDFIQIVEEGIRLYPTEGRLHFPLILTLLRNRRNLEAVACAERASRLLPEDYTFKILSHLIVPIIYNTPGEIDIYRQRFVKGLDALIQETVLDTPENRQKALAGTGNVTNFYLAYQAHNVRESQCRYGNLLHKIMEANYPNWVQPISMPPIPPQQKIRIGYLSAYLHSYSGTLWLIGWLRQHDRNSFEIYSYYIGNEPDPITQKFQEYSDLFHHIPGNLEAVCQQVTSDNLHILIFPEIGMNPPTMQIASLRLAPVQCTAWGHPVTTGLSTIDYFLSSVLMEPENAQEHYSENLILLPNIGVAYPKPQDIPPLTKTRADFELPEESIIYLCCQAPFKYLPQYDHILAEIALRVPHAQFLFLRGVVLQERLQRAFSAVGLKYEDYCVFRKIPTRSDYLTINLLSDVFLDTFTWSGGNTSLEAIACNLPIVTCPGEFMRGRHADSFLKMLGVTDTIAQTEAEYIEIAVRLGLDPDWRQEIAEKIRIRHDNLFDDKVCVEALEAFYKQVVQERLS, from the coding sequence GTGAATTATCAAAACTTTATTGAACAGCTACCCAATTTGTATGAAAACTGGGGAGAGGAATCTGTTAAACCAAAGTCACAACGGTTTAAGCATTTACTTGAGCGAGTCCCGGATGTGACAGAGGAAAATCTTATGCCTTTGTTGAATTTTGCTGTCTCTTGTTTAGATGCCGGTGAAATTTACTGTGAGATTGGAACTCAACGCGGCGCAACTTTAATTGCCGCACTGAGCGATCATCCAGATTGTATGGCTTATGCAGTTAATCACTTCTCTGATTTTGAGCTGGGAGAAGAAATAGCAGCAACTTTACTAGCAACGCTTCAAGAATTCAACATTCAGGAACAAGTATTTTTATGCAACCAAACTTTTGAAGAATTTTTCTTTTACTTACGGGATTTAGAAACTGAAGATAAAATTGGTTTATTATTTGATAACAGTCAGCCTGATTATCGCTCGCAGCTTTTAGCTTTACTTCTTGTAAAGCCTTTTTTAGCAACTCAAGCTTTACTGATTATTAATAATACTCTTTTCAGCACAAGTCGGCAAGCAATTTTGGACTTTGTTGCGACGCATGGGGAATGCGAAATTTTATTAGAATTACCAAGCAAAGCTTTTGGTAAAGGAATTGTTATTTTAAGTTGGGATAGCGAAAGGAAAGAGAATTTATCTTGGGAACGGTTTAACGAATTGCGTCAAGAAGCAACGATCCAAGCGATTGCTAATCTCCAGCTAGTTGAGCAGCCGGTGAACCAGTTCAATAACCTTTTTGCAGAAGCTTTGTCATTGCAGAATCAAGGGCAATTTGCAGAAGCCGAACAAAAATATCAAGAATATTTACTTTATCAAAACCAGGATGCCGAAGCTTGGCTAAACTTAGGAATTCTTTATGTGCAAACACAAAGGTATGCACAATCAATAGAAGCACTGCTTAAATCTTTAGAACTCGATCCTGAAAACGCGAGTTTGTATAATTATCTTGCTTTCGCATTTGAGAAAAATAATAGCCTAACTCAAGCTATCTTAGCCTATCGACAATTAATTGAGCTTGAACCGGCCAATTTTGAAGCTTACAACAATTTGGGCCAGCTTTTGAATCAACTCGGAGAAAATGAGCCGGCGGAGGCAGCTTACCGGCAAGCGATCTCTATCAATCCTAATCACTTCGGCAGTTACCTTAATTTGGGAAATTTACTGATAGAACAAACTCAAGTTGATCTGGCGATAGAAGCTTATCAAATTGCCTTAAAATTAAATCCTAATAATCCCGATATTGTCAATAATTTAAACCTTGCTCTCGAAGCAAAAATAAATCCAGCCGATTATTTATTATTTTGGGCAAGTAAATTTTATCAAGTCGGCAGATATCAAGAGGCAATTGATCGATATCAAAAATATTTAGAACTTCAGCCAGGAACCATTGATCTTTACTTAACCTTAAGTGATTGTTATACTAGACTTGAGCTAAACGAAGATTTTATTCAAATAGTTGAAGAAGGAATTCGTCTTTACCCAACGGAAGGCCGGCTGCACTTCCCATTAATTCTAACATTACTGCGAAATAGACGCAATTTAGAAGCTGTTGCCTGTGCGGAAAGAGCGTCGCGTCTGCTACCGGAGGATTATACCTTTAAAATTCTCAGTCATCTAATTGTGCCGATTATTTATAATACTCCGGGTGAAATAGATATCTATCGGCAGCGATTTGTCAAAGGACTCGATGCTTTAATTCAAGAGACAGTTTTAGACACTCCAGAAAACAGACAAAAAGCTTTAGCCGGCACAGGAAATGTTACAAACTTTTACTTAGCATATCAAGCGCATAACGTTCGAGAATCCCAATGCCGGTATGGAAATTTACTCCATAAAATTATGGAGGCTAATTATCCAAATTGGGTGCAGCCTATTTCAATGCCACCCATTCCCCCCCAGCAAAAAATTCGGATTGGCTACCTTTCTGCTTACCTACATTCTTATAGCGGAACGCTTTGGTTAATTGGCTGGCTGCGCCAACACGACCGAAATAGTTTTGAAATTTACTCTTATTATATCGGAAATGAACCCGATCCTATCACCCAAAAGTTTCAGGAATACAGCGATTTGTTTCATCATATTCCAGGCAACCTGGAAGCAGTTTGTCAGCAAGTAACTTCAGACAATCTCCACATTCTCATATTCCCGGAAATTGGCATGAATCCCCCAACCATGCAAATCGCAAGTTTGCGTCTTGCGCCGGTGCAGTGTACAGCTTGGGGACATCCAGTAACCACCGGCTTGTCAACCATTGATTACTTTTTATCTAGCGTGTTAATGGAACCCGAAAACGCGCAAGAACATTACTCTGAGAATTTAATCCTGCTGCCAAATATTGGAGTAGCCTACCCAAAACCCCAAGATATTCCACCGCTAACCAAGACTCGCGCTGATTTTGAGTTGCCAGAAGAAAGTATTATTTATTTGTGCTGTCAAGCTCCATTTAAATATCTGCCGCAATACGATCACATTCTTGCAGAAATTGCCCTTCGTGTTCCTCATGCTCAGTTTTTATTTCTGCGGGGAGTTGTGCTTCAGGAACGATTACAGCGAGCATTTTCAGCAGTTGGACTAAAATATGAAGATTACTGTGTATTCCGCAAAATTCCCACTCGCTCTGATTATCTAACAATTAATTTACTTTCTGATGTTTTCTTAGATACTTTTACCTGGTCAGGTGGAAATACTTCGCTAGAAGCAATTGCTTGCAATCTTCCGATTGTAACTTGTCCAGGAGAATTTATGCGCGGACGTCATGCAGATAGCTTCCTCAAAATGCTCGGCGTGACAGATACAATTGCTCAAACTGAAGCCGAATATATAGAAATTGCAGTCAGATTAGGATTAGATCCAGATTGGCGGCAGGAAATCGCCGAAAAAATTAGAATCCGGCACGACAATCTTTTTGATGATAAAGTCTGCGTGGAAGCATTAGAAGCCTTTTACAAACAGGTGGTTCAAGAACGGCTGAGTTGA